In the Urocitellus parryii isolate mUroPar1 chromosome 1, mUroPar1.hap1, whole genome shotgun sequence genome, CTGCGTGGTCTCATAGATGAAACCAGTCAGAGCGGTTGTGGGTGTTCGGGGTCATTTATTCATCAAGCCCCACCCTGCTCCTGTGGAGACAGTGGCAGGATCCCAGCTTGCCAGATCCGGGAGCCCCGGGTCACTAGAGGGCTTAATATTCGCTGGCCGCGGCGTACTAATGGCGTCATGCTTTAGGTCTGGCTAGGTTAACCTGGCAGGCTGCCCTTCTCCCTTCCGGGTCAGTCTCCACTGGGAGTCTTCTGGATGGGTTTGAACCTTTGCGCATGCTCCAAATCCTCCAGTATCCTATACGTCGTACCTGATGTCTTAGGCCCTGGCAACAGTGGCGTAGCCACTCACAGCCCCGCCCCCACCTCCTGAGGAAATTTGTCCCTCTGCGCGATCCGGCTCTCCAAGATCGTTGCTAGGCGCCGACGTCCGCTTCTTCTCATCGGATTGGATGTCGCTCAAAGATGAGGCGTGGTTTGCCGTGGCGCGCATGCGTGCGACAAAGGATGGAGGAGTCGGAACCCGAGCGGAAGGTGGGAACGAGGCTGGGGCCCACGCgggtggggagagggagtgaAGGTGGGGGCGATGTGGAGTTCGGGTCTAATTCGCTTGTATCTGTAGCGCGCCCGCCCGGACGACGCGACCGCAGGAGGAAGCCGCTccgaggatgaggatgaggacgATGAGGATTACGTGCCCTATGTGCCGCTGCGACAGCGCCGACAACTTCTGGTGAGGGATCAGGGTCGGAGGAGGAATGGGGGCGTGACCACCGGGTTTCATTGGGATTGGAGGAGGCGCTGGCCTTCCCCAAGTTCAGAGATGATCTGAGAACTAAGTTTCTGTACACGGGTAGCCCCGGGGCAAAGGAAGGACTTGCGATCGGGCCTGAGGAGTAAGGCAGTCTGCTCCTCCAGGCACAGGTCCCACACTTAAAAGCCCGGATCCTGATGCAGTCTCCCCGGGGACCATACTACCCTCGCCccgagacagacagacacacacacgcgcacacacacgcgcacacacacacacaccactttggACTTGATTCTGAGAGACACTGGTGGAACCACAGCTCCAGAAACTGCTGCAGCGAAGACGCAAGGGAGCTGCAGAGGAAGAGCAGCAGGACAGCAGCAGTGAGCCCCGAGGAGATGAGGACGACATCCCTTTGGGCCCTCAGTCCAACGTCAGCCTCCTGGATCAGCATCAGCACCTCAAAGAGAAGGCTGAAGGTGGATTGGGCAACACTGCCTGATCAGGGAGGAGGTACTAACCAACCTTAGTGCCTTATTTTGGTGTCTCACATCTTCGGGTTCTTTTCTCAGCACGCAAGGAATCTGCCAAGGAGAAGCAactaaaggaagaagaaaagattctGGAGAGTGTGGCTGAAGGCCGAGGTAGGGTTGTAGCTAGGACAATAAGGAGGTGGATTGAACCATCTCCCCGCAACCCCAGGCATTTAATATCTCATAGGATCTGGCCTCTGGGAAACAGGAGCCAGCCCTGAGTTATGTTTGTTTTCTCAGCCTTGATGTCAGTGAAGGAGATGGCCAAGGGCATTACATATGATGACCCAATCAAAACCAGGTATGTCTTTCCAGACTGTTCAGTTGCCCATACTTAGGATGGTGTGTGGCTGAGACTAGCAGTGACACCCCAAGCCCAGCTGTTCCAAGGCCTCTGTTGAACCCTACCACCCACCCACAGTTGGACACCACCCCGTTACGTCCTGAGCATGTCTGAAGAGCGGCATGAACGAGTTCGGAAGAAGTACCACATCCTGGTGGAGGGAGATGGTATCCCACCACCCATCAAGAGCTTTAAGGAAATGAAGTTTCCTGCAGGTATCTGGGAACAGAGAGGAAATACTACATTTTTCTAATCGAGTCTTGGTGAGGTGTGCCTTAGCCTCCACTGAGCTCAGCATTGTCAGTGTTGAGTCCAGACAATAAGAATGGAGAGATTTAAAAAGGGATATCCTTAGGCTTATTTTTCAACTGTCCCAACTGTATATGTTCTCTGTCTTCTGTAACAGAGTTTCACTGGGAAACTGCTATTGGGTTTAGATAGCTGTGGGTGTGAATACTGGCTCCAGCAAGCCCATTGGCATTGGACaagtctctcttcctttctctccctgagCCTGTTTCATCACTTGCAGCTTGTGGGGTAGTGCTGATCTTACAGGCTCTAGGACTCTGATAAAGCACTTGCTGTTTCCCACAGCCATCCTGCGAGGCCTAAAGAAAAAAGGCATTCTCCACCCAACACCTATTCAGATCCAAGGTATCCCTACCATGTGAGTATGGACCATGGACTTGGGGTCCCTGAGGAAAGCAGTGACAGGGAGAAGCAATAACCAAGTGTCTAACTGGAGAAGTAGTTGCTGTTTCCTGCTGGACCTGGCCCTCAGGCTATCTTCTCCTACAGTCTTTCAGGCAGGGACATGATTGGCATTGCCTTCACGGGGTCAGGCAAGACGTTGGTGTTCACACTGCCCGTCATCATGTTCTGTCTGGAACAAGAGAAGCGGTTGCCTTTCTCTAAGCGTGAGGGGCCCTATGGACTCATCATCTGCCCCTCGGTAAGATGGGCTGGACTGGAGGGCAGGGTAGAGACTGGGATCACCTGGTGCCAGCTTTATCTTTGTGCCTACAGCGGGAACTGGCCCGGCAAACTCATGGCATCCTGGAATATTACTGCCGCCTGCTGCAGGAGGACAGCTCACCTCTCCTGCGCTGTGCTCTCTGCATTGGGGGCATGTCTGTCAAAGAGCAGATGGAAACCATCCGACAGTACGTACAGGCACCCCTGCCCCACACCCCTCCACAAAGTCCCCAGAGAAGCTTAATTTAGCCATTTTGCAGATACTCACAGAAGTCTCCTGTTGGGGCCCAGCTCTTAAGGACCCTAAAGTCTTATGGGGAGGTGGATTGAGGTGAGACAGAGACATATGGCCAGGTACTGTGGGAACACAGTAAATGGAATGGCCTAGGCATCTTGAAGGTAGGAGGTCAGAGAAAGCTCTGCAGGAATGGTGATATTTGAATTTTGAAGAGAGGCAATTCAAGCAGAAAACACAGAAGTAGGGATCAGGGGTGTCCAGAAAAGTCAGGGTTGTTCATTGCAGTCAACCAAGGAGGCTGGGGCACTAGATCAAGGATAGATCAGAGTGGCATGCCCTTTCCACACAGTTCAGACCGCATAGATGTTGCCAGATGCCATGGACCAAGCCTTGGGGTCACTGATGGGCCAGACCCCATTCCTATTTCTGAGGCATTTTCAATCTTGGGGAAGATGCAGGCGCAGAAAAGATGAAGTCAGTACTGGGAAAGTGAGCCaagtggggctgggaatgtggctcaagcggtagcgcgctcgtctggcatgcgtgcggcccgggttcgatcctcagcaccacataccaacaaagatgttgtgtccgccgagaactaagaaataaatattaaaaattctctctctctctctctctctctctctctctctctctctctctctctctctctctctcctctctcactctctctttaaaaaaaaataagaagagaatgttatattaaaaaaaataataataattgctttaaaaaaaaaaaagaaaaagaaagtgagccAAGCAAGCCTCCAAAGGGGCTGCAGGAGCCTGGGGTAAAGCCTCTGCAGAGTTTCAGTGTAGCTTTCCTGGGGCTAGGAGAGTGAcctgagaaaaggaggaaggtgTCTAAGGCCAAGGGCTGGCAAGAAAGTTgtaagacctttattttatttttatgtggtgctgaggatcgaacccagtgcctcgcgtgtactaggcgagcgctccaccactgagccacaaccccagcccctgcaggccCATCATATGCCGTATGTATAGGGCAGAATATGGAGAGTAACA is a window encoding:
- the Ddx41 gene encoding putative ATP-dependent RNA helicase DDX41, translated to MEESEPERKRARPDDATAGGSRSEDEDEDDEDYVPYVPLRQRRQLLLQKLLQRRRKGAAEEEQQDSSSEPRGDEDDIPLGPQSNVSLLDQHQHLKEKAEARKESAKEKQLKEEEKILESVAEGRALMSVKEMAKGITYDDPIKTSWTPPRYVLSMSEERHERVRKKYHILVEGDGIPPPIKSFKEMKFPAAILRGLKKKGILHPTPIQIQGIPTILSGRDMIGIAFTGSGKTLVFTLPVIMFCLEQEKRLPFSKREGPYGLIICPSRELARQTHGILEYYCRLLQEDSSPLLRCALCIGGMSVKEQMETIRHGVHMMVATPGRLMDLLQKKMVSLDICRYLALDEADRMIDMGFEGDIRTIFSYFKGQRQTLLFSATMPKKIQNFAKSALVKPVTINVGRAGAASLDVIQEVEYVKEEAKMVYLLECLQKTPPPVLIFAEKKADVDAIHEYLLLKGVEAVAIHGGKDQEERTKAIEAFREGKKDVLVATDVASKGLDFPAIQHVINYDMPEEIENYVHRIGRTGRSGNTGIATTFINKACDESVLMDLKALLLEAKQKVPPVLQVLHPGDESMLDIGGERGCAFCGGLGHRITDCPKLEAMQTKQVSNIGRKDYLAHSSMDF